A portion of the Luxibacter massiliensis genome contains these proteins:
- a CDS encoding Asp23/Gls24 family envelope stress response protein translates to MKGSMSTDLGIITINPDVIGKYAGSVAVECFGIVGMAAVNMKDGLVRLLKKESLTHGIHVDISEDNVLVLDFHVIVAYGVNILSVSDNLMNNVKYKVEEFTGMSVDKINIFVEGVRVID, encoded by the coding sequence ATGAAGGGTAGCATGAGTACAGACCTTGGGATTATAACCATTAATCCAGATGTGATTGGCAAATATGCAGGTTCTGTGGCCGTAGAATGTTTTGGGATCGTAGGGATGGCTGCGGTGAATATGAAGGACGGACTTGTACGGCTTTTGAAGAAGGAGAGCCTGACCCACGGAATACATGTGGATATTTCTGAGGATAATGTCCTGGTTTTGGATTTTCATGTGATTGTTGCATATGGGGTAAATATTCTTTCAGTTTCTGACAATCTGATGAATAATGTAAAGTATAAGGTAGAAGAATTTACGGGAATGTCTGTAGATAAAATAAACATCTTCGTCGAAGGTGTCAGAGTGATTGATTAA